In Chloroflexota bacterium, the DNA window TGGCGCGCATTCATTCGCATCGCGCTTATCGTGTTTTGGTTTGTGCTGATGGGCATGGGCGCGTTCATCATTTTCACATTCACACCTGGGACGTTACCGAGGTAAGGGTGGAACGCGGTCAACTGGTCGCCGCTCTGCGCGAGTATGGCATTCGCTTTTTGGCTGATGGCGAGGCGCACGTGGAACGTGTTGCGCCGCCCATGTTGATTGCCGAGTTGGCGCGCGCCAAAGACGCGCGTCTGCATCTTGCGTTGACCGACTTGTTCTTACTGCATCCGTCATTTGCGAATTTTGTGCGACTCGTCGTGCCGGGACTTGACGGCGATGCCGCGCGCGAGTTGCAAGCGCGTTACATGGCGGCAGTTTACCTGCAACGCATGTGGAGCACGCGACTCAGTTTCTATTTGGACGCGTTTCAGCTGTTACCCGATTTGTTTTCGCGCGAGTTGGGCTTGCCAGCGCCGGACGAACGATTCGGCAAAGTCGGCTTAGTTGCGCTTGCCCAGTGGCATGCGCGCGCGGCGAATGTTCCGTACAATTACTTGGCATCGTATAATAAATCGGCGGATTTGCTCTTTGGTCAGTTATTGGCAGAGGCGAAGTGAGTTCACGACAATCGGTTGATCGCAAACGCATCGAACAGTTCCTGCGTCGGTTGGGTGAACGCTTTCGTCATCCCGGTCAGGTCTATCTTGTCGGCGGAACGACGTTGGTGTTTGAAAATTTTCGCGCACAGTCGCTCGACATTGAGTTGACATTCCAAGTTGCGTCCCAGGATCACGCCGCGTTGATTCAAACGATCCGCGAACTGAAAGACCAACTTGGCTTGAACGTCGAAGAAGTGTCGCCCGGCGATTTTATCCCGTTGCCGGCGGGTTATCGGGACCGCGCGATTTTTATCGGGAGATTCGGACAACTGGATGTTTTCCATTTCGACTTGTACAGCACGGCGCTCAGTAAAATCGCGCGCGGTACGGAAGAGGATTTCAGCGATGTCATCGCGCTTGTACTCACGGGGCGTATCGAGATGCCATTGCTGGAAAATTATTTCCGCGACATTTTGCCGCGTTTAGCGACTGAGAGTTTGAAGCAAGACCCGGACGAATTCCAACGCAAATTCCAAGTTGTGCGTGATATGATTCAACGAGGCAACGAATGACCCAAACACATCGTTACGACGCCGTCATCGTCGGCGCAGGCGGCGCGGGCTTGTGGGCGGCGCTCGAACTCGCCAAGAGTCAAGCCAATATCGCGGTGCTCACGAAAATGTATCCGACGCGTTCGCATACCGGGACGGCGCAGGGCGGCATCGGCGCGGCGCTCGGTAATCTCGAAGAAGACCACTGGGAATGGCACATGTTCGACACCGTGAAAGGCGGTGATTATCTTTCCGATCAAGACGCGTCCGAAATTCTCGCGCGCGAAGCGGTCGAGACAGTGTACGCGTTGGAGCACATGGGCTTGCCGTTCAACCGTACGCCCGAAGGTAAAATTGATCAGCGACGTTTCGGCGGGCACACGCATCACGAAGGCAAAGGTCCAGTGCGCCGCGCGTGTTTCGCGGCGGATCGCACCGGGCACATGATTTTGCAAACACTCTATCAACAGTGCATCAAACATGAAACGCATTTCTTTAACGAATACCAGGTTCTCGATCTCATCATCGAAAATAATGTCTGTAGCGGCGTCGTCGCGGTAGACATCGCGACCGGCGAGTTGCATATTTTTCACGGCAAGGCGACGATCATCGCGGCGGGCGGATTCGGCAAAATGTTCAAGGTCACGTCGAACGCGCATTCGCTTACCGGTGATCCAGTCGCGATGTTGTATCGGCACGGGTATCCGCTCGAAGATATGGAATTTTTCCAATTCCATCCGACCGGCATTTACAAGATGGGCATCTTGATGTCCGAAGCCGCGCGCGGCGAAGGCGGCGTGCTGATCAACGACCAGGGCGAGCGCTTCATGGAACGTTACGCGCCGACGATGCTCGACCTTGCGCCGCGCGATATGATCTCGCGTTTTATGCAGATGGAAATCAACGAGGGGCGCGGCATCGGCGGCAAGGATTACGTCTATCTCGATATTCGCCCGGAGAGCATCAACCGGTACAAGAGCGCGCCGGGCGGCAATCCGGTGACCGAGCACGAACTGCGCGCGAAACTGCCGGACATTATCGAGATGATGGAATTGTATCTCGGCGTGGATCCGATGAAAGAACCGGTGCCGACGCAACCGACCGCGCATTACGCGATGGGCGGCATTCCGACCGACAACGATGGGCGCGTCGTGATAGACGAAAAGAATACGGTGCTCCCTGGTTTGTACGCGGCGGGCGAATGCGCGTGCGTTTCGGTGCACGGCGCGAATCGCCTCGGCACGAACTCGCTCGTAGATATTCTCGTGTTCGGTCGTCGCTCTGGGTTGAGCGCGGCGCAGTACGTCAAGCAAGCCGATTTCGCGTCACTACCCGCGAACGCGGAGGCGAATGTGCGCGCGGAGATTGATCGCTTGTCGAGCGGGACCGGCACGGAAAACGCCGCGCAGATTCGCTGCGCGATGCAAGAGATCATGACCGCGCAGTGCGGCGTGTTTCGCACTGGCGCGGGTTTGGAGCAGGTCAAGCAAACGCTCGCGGATTTGAAAACGCGTTACCACCAAGTTTCGATCACCGACAAGACGAAAAAGTTCAACACCGAATTGCTCGAAGCGCTCGAACTCGGCTACTTGCTTGATCTTGCCGAAGCGACCGCGCACAGCGCGGCGGCGCGCACCGAATCGCGCGGCGCGCACGCGCGCGAAGATTTTCCGAATCGCGACGACAAGAACTGGCTCAAGCACACGCTGATCGCGCGACGCGATGGCACGTTTGAATCGCGGTACAAACCGGTGGTCATTACGCGGTACCAGCCGAAGGAGAGAAAGTATTAGATGCGTTGGGCGGCAGATCGCGTACGAACGTATCCGTTGTTCGATTGGTTGATGCGCAGGAGATTTTGGATAGCGGTTTGCATCGTCGTACTGATTCTTTTACTCTTCACTCCCCAAGTTCTGATAACATGGCGGTTCAAAGATAAAATCTATACTCAATCGGACAACTTGCCAAAGCGCGAATATGGTGTCGTGTTCGGTGCGAGTGTGAATAGCGATTACAGTCTCACCGATGTTACGCGCGAAAGAATCGAAGCGGCGATATTGCTCTATCGGCAAGGCGCGATTCAAAAGCTCTATGTTTCAGCCGACAATCGGCATA includes these proteins:
- a CDS encoding succinate dehydrogenase flavoprotein subunit — translated: MTQTHRYDAVIVGAGGAGLWAALELAKSQANIAVLTKMYPTRSHTGTAQGGIGAALGNLEEDHWEWHMFDTVKGGDYLSDQDASEILAREAVETVYALEHMGLPFNRTPEGKIDQRRFGGHTHHEGKGPVRRACFAADRTGHMILQTLYQQCIKHETHFFNEYQVLDLIIENNVCSGVVAVDIATGELHIFHGKATIIAAGGFGKMFKVTSNAHSLTGDPVAMLYRHGYPLEDMEFFQFHPTGIYKMGILMSEAARGEGGVLINDQGERFMERYAPTMLDLAPRDMISRFMQMEINEGRGIGGKDYVYLDIRPESINRYKSAPGGNPVTEHELRAKLPDIIEMMELYLGVDPMKEPVPTQPTAHYAMGGIPTDNDGRVVIDEKNTVLPGLYAAGECACVSVHGANRLGTNSLVDILVFGRRSGLSAAQYVKQADFASLPANAEANVRAEIDRLSSGTGTENAAQIRCAMQEIMTAQCGVFRTGAGLEQVKQTLADLKTRYHQVSITDKTKKFNTELLEALELGYLLDLAEATAHSAAARTESRGAHAREDFPNRDDKNWLKHTLIARRDGTFESRYKPVVITRYQPKERKY